DNA sequence from the Candidatus Methylomirabilota bacterium genome:
GTCGAGTCGGACTTGAGCGTGCCGCTCATGACGCGGAGGAGCGAGAGCTTGCCGATGTGCGGGTCGGCGAGCGTCTTGAAGACGAGCGCCGTCACGGGCGCCTTCGGGTCCGGCTGGCGCACGCCCGGCTGCTTGCTCTTCGCGTCGGTCCCCGCGACCTCGCCACGATCCGCCGGCGTCGGGAGCGACTCGACGATGAGGTCGAGCAGCGGCGCGGCGCCCATGGTCTTCGACGCCGACGCGCAGACGACCGGCACGATCTTCCCCGCGGCGATGCCGGCCCGGAGCGCCTTCAGCATCTCGGGCTCGCCGAGCGAGCCCTCCTCGAGGTACTTGCTCAGGAGCTCGTCGTCCGTCTCGGCCGCGGCCTCGACGAGCTTCTCGCGGTACTCCTTCACGCGGTCCGAGAGGTCGCCCGGGATCTCGCCCTCGGCGGGCTTGCCGCCCGCGTACGTGATCGCCCGGAGCTTCACGAGGTCCACGGCGCCCTTGAAACCCGCCTCCTCGCCGACCGGGATCTGGAGCGCGACGAGGCGCCCCTTGAGGCGGCGCGCCAGCGACTCGAGGGTCCGGTAGAAGTCGGCGCGCTCGCGGTCGAGCCGGTTCACGACGACCACGCGCGGCAGGCTGTACTCGTTGGCGAACTTCCAGACCTTCTCGGTCTGCACCTGGACGCCCGCGACGGCGTCGACGACGACGACGGCCGCCTCGACGACGCGGAGGCCCGCGCGCGCGTCGGCGATGAAATCGCCGTATCCCGGCGTGTCGACGAGGTTGACCCGGTGGCCCTTCCAGTCGCAGTACGCGATCGACGTGTTGATCGAGATCTTCCGCTTGATCTCGTCGGGGTCGAAGTCGGTCGTGGTCGAGCCGTCGTCCACCTTCCCGAGACGGTTGAGGGCGCCGGCCGTGAACAGGAGGGCTTCGACGAGGGACGTCTTGCCGACCCCCCCGTGACCGACGACGCCGACGTTGCGGAGCTTGCCGACTTCGATCGTCATTGACCGGCCTCCTCGCGACGGGCCTCTCGCGGTGGCCGAAATCCTACCACAGGAGCCTAGGCGTGGACGGCGCGCCGCACCCGCGCGAGGATCTCCTCCTCCGTGCCCTCCAGGTGGGTCGGCGGCGGCAGCGGCGGCGGCGCGTACTTGAGCCCCGCTCCCGTGAACACGAGCATGACCTCGGCCTCGCGCGCGACCTCGCCGCGGTCCATCAGCACGGTCAGCGCCGCGACGAGAGCGGCGGACTCGGGCGCGGTCCAGATGCCCTCGACGCGGGCGACGAGGCGCTGCGCCTCCTCGATCCGGCCCTCGCTCACGGCGACCGCGCCGCCGCGCGTGTCGCGGAGCACCCTCAGCATCTGGCGCCCGGCGAACGGGGACGGGACGCGTAGGCCGGCCGCGTGAGTCGCCGGGTTCTCCCACGCGCTCGTGTTCTCGGCGCCGGCCTGGAACGCCTTCACGACGGGGGCGCAGCCCTCGGCCTGGACGGCGAAGAAGCGGGGCAGTGGCCCCCCGAGCCAGCCCATCGCGCGGAGCTCCTCGTAGCCTTTCGGGATCCCGACGAGCCCGGTGCCGCCGCCCGTCGGGTAGAGCAGCACGTCGGGCATGCGCCAGCCGAGGTCGGCGGCAAGCTCGAGGCCGATCGTCTTCTTGCCCTCGAGGCGGTACGGCTCCTTGAGCGTCGAGAGGTCGAACCAGCCGAGGGCCGGCGCCGCCTTGGCGACGACGCGCCCCGCGGTCGCGATGGAGCCCTCGATCGTGAAGACGTGGGCGCCGGCGATGAGCGCCTCGGCGATCGCCGCCTCGGGCGTCCCCCGCGGGACGATGACGACGCACGGCAGCCCGCAGCGCGCCGCGTACGCAGCCGCCGCACCGCCGGCGTTGCCCGCCGACGGGATCACGAAGCCCTTCGCGCCGAGCGTCCGCGAGCGCGTGATCGCCATGCCGAGGCCGCGGGCCTTGAACGAGCCCGTCGGATTCTGGCCTTCGTCCTTGGCCCAGAGGCGCCGCAGGCCGAGGTGAGCCGCGAGGCGGGGGAGGGCGAGCAGCGGGGTGCCCCCCTCGCCGAGCGTGACGGGCTCCTCGCCGTCGTCGAGCGGCGTCAGCTCGCGGAGGCGGTACATCCCCGCCGGCCGCTCGCGCAGCGTCTCCTTCGTGACGCTCGCCGCGACGCGCGCGAGGTCGTAGCGGACCGCGAGCATCTGGCCGCACGTCTCGCAGACCGTCAGCAGTCGCTTCGGATCGTGGCGGTGGCCGCAGACGGTGCACTCGACGTGGCTGACGAAGCTCATGGTGCCTATCTTACCTTCGCCAACTCGGCGGCGGCGCGATCGCGCCAGTACGGCATCTCCATCGCGCGATACTCGGCGAGCGCGGCCGCGAGCTCGGCGCGCGCCCGGTCGGCCATTCCCGCGTGGCCGCACGCTGTGCCGAGTCCGAGCCGGCAGTGGGCGAGGAGCGGCCGCATCCCCTGATCGCCGGCGAGTGCCGCCGCCGCGCGGAAGTGGGCTTCCGCCGCCGCGAGGTCGAGCGGCTCACGCCGCGCGGCGAGCTCGCCGTGCAGGCGCAGCGCCCAGGCCTCCCAACCGCGCTGGCCGTGCTGCCGGCTCAGCGTGAGCGCCCGAGCGGCGGTGCGTGCCGCGTTCTCGACGTCGCCGGCGAGCAGCTGCGCCTCGGCGAGCGTCGCGATGACGAGGGCGTGGCCGTAAGCGAACCCGATCGACCCGGCGTGGCGGTCCGCGCGCGCGAGGAGCGGGATGGCCTCGTCGAGCCGGCCCAGCAGCGCGTAGGCCCCGCCGAGCGAGGCGGCGGTGCGGGAGAAATAGACCGCGAGGTCACCCCCCGCCTCGCAGAGCGGCAGCCCACGCTCGAGCACCTCGATCGCCCGCGCGAGGTCACTCTTCACGAAGTAGAGCCGGCCGGCGCCGAGGTGGGCCCAGACGTCC
Encoded proteins:
- a CDS encoding threonine synthase; this translates as MSFVSHVECTVCGHRHDPKRLLTVCETCGQMLAVRYDLARVAASVTKETLRERPAGMYRLRELTPLDDGEEPVTLGEGGTPLLALPRLAAHLGLRRLWAKDEGQNPTGSFKARGLGMAITRSRTLGAKGFVIPSAGNAGGAAAAYAARCGLPCVVIVPRGTPEAAIAEALIAGAHVFTIEGSIATAGRVVAKAAPALGWFDLSTLKEPYRLEGKKTIGLELAADLGWRMPDVLLYPTGGGTGLVGIPKGYEELRAMGWLGGPLPRFFAVQAEGCAPVVKAFQAGAENTSAWENPATHAAGLRVPSPFAGRQMLRVLRDTRGGAVAVSEGRIEEAQRLVARVEGIWTAPESAALVAALTVLMDRGEVAREAEVMLVFTGAGLKYAPPPLPPPTHLEGTEEEILARVRRAVHA